The Phycisphaeraceae bacterium genome has a window encoding:
- the carA gene encoding glutamine-hydrolyzing carbamoyl-phosphate synthase small subunit — protein sequence MNKPTTDRPAARLALEDGTVFHGAAFGACQSPHSQTGEVVFNTAMCGYQEALTDPSYSGQILTMTATQVGNYGISREDVESGKPQVAGFVIRELSRVPSNYRSYTDLSSWLAEHGVIGIEGIDTRALVRRLRTRGAMRGVISCDPTRTDADLVAMANAAPVMSGQNLACVVSPRGRGEWGEGLGEWTGRVATDAPPGAFHVVSLDCGAKRNIYRHLAERGCRITILPFDTPPAQIRALKPDGLFISNGPGDPEAVEATVATLREIAGEVPTFGICLGHQLLALSMGARTYKLKFGHRGANQPIRNLMTGRVEITSQNHGFCVDPDSLPPETCEVTHLHLNDGTVAGFRHRTRPIFSVQYHPEASPGPHDSAYLFDCFIEMMRTGRPLDAHTVDRLQAQPV from the coding sequence ATGAACAAGCCCACGACCGATCGGCCCGCCGCCCGCCTTGCACTCGAGGACGGTACGGTGTTTCACGGCGCCGCGTTCGGCGCCTGCCAGTCTCCCCACAGCCAGACGGGCGAGGTTGTCTTCAACACCGCCATGTGCGGCTACCAGGAAGCCCTGACCGACCCCAGTTATTCAGGGCAGATTCTCACCATGACCGCCACGCAGGTGGGCAACTACGGCATCTCGCGGGAGGATGTCGAGAGCGGCAAACCCCAGGTTGCCGGGTTCGTGATCCGGGAGCTCAGCCGGGTTCCCTCGAACTATCGGTCGTACACCGACCTCTCATCCTGGCTGGCGGAGCATGGCGTGATCGGCATCGAGGGGATCGATACGCGCGCCCTCGTGCGCCGGCTCCGCACCAGGGGAGCCATGCGAGGCGTGATCTCCTGCGACCCGACCAGGACCGACGCCGACCTGGTGGCGATGGCCAACGCCGCCCCCGTGATGAGCGGGCAGAACCTTGCTTGCGTGGTCAGCCCCAGGGGCCGGGGCGAATGGGGCGAGGGGCTCGGGGAATGGACTGGCCGCGTCGCCACGGATGCTCCCCCGGGAGCGTTTCACGTGGTGTCGCTCGACTGCGGGGCCAAGCGAAACATCTATCGCCACCTGGCGGAGCGGGGCTGCCGCATCACGATTCTCCCATTTGACACCCCGCCAGCCCAGATTCGGGCACTGAAGCCCGACGGGTTGTTCATCTCGAACGGTCCCGGCGATCCCGAGGCGGTGGAGGCGACCGTCGCCACGCTGCGGGAGATCGCCGGCGAGGTGCCGACCTTCGGTATCTGCCTGGGGCATCAGTTGTTAGCGCTGTCGATGGGGGCGCGGACCTACAAGCTCAAGTTCGGCCACCGCGGGGCCAACCAGCCGATCCGAAACCTGATGACGGGTCGGGTGGAGATCACCAGTCAGAACCACGGGTTCTGCGTCGATCCTGATTCGCTCCCGCCTGAGACGTGCGAGGTAACCCACTTGCACCTGAACGACGGCACGGTGGCGGGCTTCCGACACCGGACCAGGCCGATTTTCAGCGTGCAGTACCACCCGGAGGCCTCTCCCGGCCCGCATGATTCCGCGTATCTGTTCGACTGCTTCATCGAGATGATGCGGACGGGGCGCCCGTTGGATGCGCACACCGTGGATCGTCTTCAGGCCCAGCCGGTCTGA